From one Mytilus trossulus isolate FHL-02 chromosome 10, PNRI_Mtr1.1.1.hap1, whole genome shotgun sequence genomic stretch:
- the LOC134686677 gene encoding uncharacterized protein LOC134686677: MAESAKSFSIAKAQVPVSCHFCNGLGTKWKCEECDVFMCSSCKEKVHGKLKSSQSHEVISIYDTSREILASNEVASDIVTSVFNSYTTSVPAVSCLLCSNDDIVYILYNPKPAECKFIKGKLLKASIRILETYTLPMFDFALNRDDEVLFTNISAEAESPVRMISSGEIRTVLDPKPMRLTAIHINRDNELICGLREQGPPYPVHNFSVRQIVIFGNDNQRKITLENDTKGRKLLTTPATIRTDSQNVMYVADWEDNYHFGGLVAVDRTGHLKFSYRGPPDIEKIRPSGVAITPADNILLIDDWNNALHALNTKGILLALQFLHDLNIGCSNAICFDNEGFLLIGSYRVDGKNGEIHVVKIAERFM; encoded by the coding sequence ATGGCTGAATCGGCTAAATCCTTCAGTATTGCAAAGGCACAAGTACCAGTTTCTTGTCACTTTTGCAACGGATTAGGGACCAAATGGAAATGTGAAGAGTGCGATGTTTTTATGTGTAGTTCATGCAAAGAGAAAGTTCATGGAAAATTGAAATCTTCTCAAAGCCATGAAGTAATTTCGATTTATGATACTTCAAGGGAAATACTCGCTTCAAATGAAGTTGCATCTGATATAGTTACTTCAGTTTTCAATTCATATACAACTTCTGTACCAGCAGTTTCGTGTTTGTTATGCTCAAATGATGACATAGTTTACATTCTTTACAACCCCAAACCAGCGGaatgtaaatttattaaaggGAAACTACTGAAAGCATCTATTAGGATACTTGAAACTTACACCCTACCAATGTTTGACTTTGCATTGAATAGGGACGACGAAGTACTTTTTACTAATATATCTGCTGAAGCAGAAAGCCCTGTTCGTATGATTTCATCAGGTGAAATCAGAACCGTGTTGGACCCCAAACCGATGCGATTAACTGCCATACATATAAACAGAGATAACGAATTGATATGTGGTCTACGAGAACAGGGTCCACCTTATCCCGTACATAATTTTTCCGTCCgtcaaattgtaatatttgGTAATGACAACCAACGAAAAATTACCTTAGAAAATGATACTAAGGGGAGAAAACTGTTAACTACCCCTGCTACCATCCGCACCGATTCACAAAATGTAATGTATGTAGCTGATTGGGAAGATAATTACCACTTTGGGGGGTTAGTAGCTGTAGACAGAACAGGACATTTAAAATTTTCGTACAGGGGACCCCCTGATATAGAAAAGATAAGACCGTCTGGTGTTGCTATTACACCAGCAGATAACATCCTCCTGATTGACGATTGGAACAATGCTTTACATGCTTTGAATACAAAGGGAATTCTACTGGCGTTACAGTTTCTTCACGACTTGAATATAGGATGTTCAAATGCAATATGTTTTGACAATGAGGGATTTTTGCTAATAGGGAGTTACAGAGTGGATGGTAAAAATGGGGAAATTCATGTCGTGAAGATAGCAGAGCGTTTCATGTGA